The proteins below are encoded in one region of Mesoplasma melaleucae:
- a CDS encoding phosphatase PAP2 family protein gives MKLRIDRENWKKSYLYLFISIGIALFTIFMVGTFLDAQIAKEIYQKESCFGYAFDKFGQLTFLIPVNFCIVGIIIWLENKYKEYSVQTFIFKVVYFTVIYAATLFYLFTPLMRKNQNLHIHELSVDIFNTIVFWLIFIATSIFYKLNANFTDQKNFAWKVGLVICYIIAIILTTELLKNIFSRPRPITTNILNSESEIDFREWWNITYTYGFGKNKSFPSGHTTSAITILGLALLFKKDSLYYYGIILISFIFAILVGTSRMILGKHFLTDITFATIIAVSWYLLFENCFFKTSKQKTRR, from the coding sequence ATGAAACTACGAATTGATAGAGAAAATTGAAAGAAATCATATTTATATTTATTTATAAGCATTGGTATAGCATTATTTACTATTTTCATGGTAGGTACTTTTTTAGATGCACAAATTGCAAAAGAAATTTATCAAAAAGAATCATGTTTTGGTTATGCGTTTGATAAATTTGGGCAGTTAACATTTTTAATTCCAGTCAATTTTTGTATTGTTGGGATTATCATATGATTAGAAAATAAATACAAAGAATATTCAGTACAAACTTTTATTTTTAAAGTAGTTTATTTTACAGTAATTTATGCAGCAACTTTATTTTACTTGTTTACACCTTTAATGAGAAAAAATCAAAATCTACATATTCATGAACTAAGCGTTGATATTTTTAACACTATTGTATTTTGATTAATCTTTATAGCTACATCAATTTTTTATAAATTAAATGCAAACTTTACTGATCAAAAGAACTTTGCTTGAAAAGTGGGATTAGTAATTTGTTATATTATTGCAATCATATTAACAACAGAACTTTTAAAAAACATTTTTTCAAGACCAAGACCAATTACTACAAACATTTTAAATTCAGAAAGTGAAATAGATTTTAGGGAATGATGAAATATTACTTATACATATGGGTTTGGTAAAAACAAATCTTTCCCATCAGGACATACAACTAGTGCGATTACTATTTTGGGGCTAGCATTATTATTTAAGAAAGATTCATTATATTATTACGGAATAATTTTAATTTCTTTCATATTTGCAATTTTAGTTGGAACTTCAAGAATGATTTTAGGAAAACATTTCTTAACAGATATTACATTTGCAACAATTATTGCAGTTAGTTGATATTTACTATTTGAAAATTGTTTTTTTAAAACTAGTAAACAAAAAACTAGGAGGTAG
- a CDS encoding endo-beta-N-acetylglucosaminidase: protein MKKILTLAATITIVASTVFNVVSCNIGDSSTRDYLETFEDFDWSKGQTQDGDGYNWKYDDFVKNGMKLENSQLNQISGIQGPVDNIFNYDIYSTSYKGANFVKKQATTGAPVIKSYRPNGNKWLDFGLSSKARKHSYINSILNWNDGSDLDLYYNQASYDLRGRNYVAKNSVKSQQKDTFFNMFHDPSNASSSMVGTKNPFGGNLSNLSYIHEMYTWPAITNKGWITASFADYTDYMHKNGIPVLGLWYMSGWEDLTRESLKNLLEKNSKGDFKIVDILIEQCLKYNFDGWMINNEANGSQGDGYVIKNSEINEIMHDFNKRAIDLESELGKRLHIVYYTNDGTLDYDPVNNKPYSKKTIDAARYASEMQLDFTITNDVSNFETYLNNIWNGDESKRKTIYSLLNESTNIPGVGNYDVRNLIFEKTKDENGNINGFGKANNSFSIFGSGGANEYAKDFKNYYLSTSNKKNDDYKVYLMQQEVSNLYSGYQFFGSNSYLENNADGYDKLISQGKQSIAGIYQNDPRLKYEKFDKKNNTISYEFSMGDIGKENEGKKINSYGIGNVYWEKTVVADSVISNDYSQLDSTEVKEIENDPTLETYFSTGSGIQFVNRDFNGLRINDKIYPWTNSRLADVSPTYQWDFWSSKENPNTTKVVTSDGIKNVSKITNQGQLTGYYDYYDAYQKGNSLAIGMGYDFDKEGTVKPGNWENNPYYWNIMGSNLQNNDYTVSFYVKSTDEDTNKASSNEMIKKIAENTKITVITSELTSENDDAQPIVLESTVEENQDGWYKISSDLSKLNGISKDKRIAKLGIEINPGENGSETPFIFNVGGFKIDKNNTEPYEDIQDEIVNIKNEYIVKRKSSKNNINIRFNWNDKNQEAVDYYQVYYSTDKNNWYRVGQTSQNRYYLRELDESSNENIYVGVQPKYKNGKIGKINFADFSTKYNYK, encoded by the coding sequence ATGAAAAAAATACTAACTTTAGCAGCAACAATCACAATAGTTGCAAGTACTGTTTTCAATGTTGTTTCATGTAATATTGGAGATTCTTCGACAAGAGATTATTTGGAAACATTTGAAGATTTTGATTGATCAAAAGGCCAGACCCAAGATGGTGATGGATATAACTGAAAGTATGATGATTTTGTAAAAAATGGTATGAAACTTGAAAATTCACAACTTAATCAAATTTCTGGAATCCAGGGGCCTGTTGATAATATTTTTAATTATGATATTTATTCAACATCTTATAAAGGTGCTAATTTTGTTAAAAAACAAGCAACAACAGGAGCACCAGTTATTAAATCTTATAGACCTAATGGAAATAAATGATTAGACTTTGGCTTAAGTTCAAAAGCTAGAAAACATTCGTATATAAATTCAATTCTGAATTGAAACGATGGATCAGATTTAGATCTTTATTATAATCAAGCTTCTTATGATTTAAGAGGAAGAAATTATGTAGCCAAAAATAGTGTTAAATCTCAACAAAAAGATACATTTTTTAATATGTTTCATGATCCCTCAAATGCTTCTAGCTCTATGGTTGGAACTAAAAACCCTTTTGGTGGAAATCTATCTAATCTTTCATATATTCATGAAATGTACACATGGCCTGCAATTACAAATAAAGGATGAATTACAGCTTCATTTGCAGATTACACTGATTACATGCATAAAAATGGTATACCTGTACTAGGTCTATGGTACATGTCAGGGTGAGAAGATTTAACGCGTGAATCTTTAAAAAATCTTTTAGAAAAAAATTCCAAAGGAGATTTTAAAATAGTTGATATTTTAATTGAGCAATGTTTAAAGTATAATTTTGATGGTTGAATGATCAACAATGAAGCTAATGGATCTCAAGGTGATGGCTACGTCATTAAGAATTCTGAAATTAATGAAATAATGCATGATTTCAATAAGAGAGCAATTGATTTAGAGTCTGAATTGGGAAAAAGATTGCATATTGTATATTACACCAATGATGGAACGCTTGATTATGATCCTGTAAACAATAAACCATACTCAAAAAAAACAATTGATGCTGCAAGATATGCTAGTGAAATGCAACTCGATTTTACTATTACTAATGATGTTTCAAATTTTGAGACATACTTAAATAATATTTGAAATGGAGATGAATCTAAAAGAAAAACAATTTATTCACTTCTAAATGAAAGTACAAATATTCCAGGTGTTGGTAACTATGATGTAAGAAATTTGATATTTGAAAAAACAAAAGACGAAAATGGAAATATTAATGGTTTTGGAAAAGCTAATAACTCATTTTCAATTTTTGGTTCAGGTGGAGCAAATGAATATGCAAAGGATTTCAAAAATTACTATTTAAGTACTTCAAATAAAAAAAATGATGATTATAAAGTTTACTTAATGCAACAAGAAGTTTCAAATTTATATTCAGGATATCAATTCTTTGGATCAAATAGTTACTTAGAAAACAATGCTGATGGGTATGATAAATTAATTTCACAAGGTAAACAGTCAATTGCAGGAATTTATCAAAATGATCCTAGACTTAAATATGAAAAATTTGATAAAAAAAATAACACTATTTCATATGAATTTTCAATGGGCGATATAGGAAAAGAAAATGAAGGTAAAAAAATTAACAGTTATGGAATAGGAAATGTTTACTGAGAAAAAACAGTTGTTGCAGACAGCGTTATTTCAAATGACTATAGTCAGTTAGATTCTACTGAAGTTAAGGAAATTGAAAATGATCCAACTTTAGAAACTTATTTTTCTACTGGTTCTGGTATTCAATTTGTTAATAGAGATTTTAATGGGCTAAGAATAAATGATAAAATATATCCATGAACAAATTCAAGGTTAGCTGATGTTTCGCCAACTTATCAATGGGATTTTTGGTCAAGTAAAGAAAATCCTAATACAACTAAAGTTGTAACATCAGATGGAATTAAAAATGTAAGTAAAATTACTAATCAGGGTCAATTAACAGGATACTATGATTATTATGATGCATATCAAAAAGGAAATTCACTAGCAATAGGTATGGGATATGATTTTGATAAAGAAGGAACAGTAAAACCAGGAAACTGAGAAAATAATCCTTACTATTGAAATATAATGGGTTCTAATTTACAAAATAATGATTATACAGTTAGTTTTTATGTTAAGTCAACAGATGAAGATACAAATAAAGCTTCATCTAATGAAATGATAAAAAAAATTGCCGAAAATACCAAAATAACTGTAATAACTTCTGAGTTAACTTCTGAAAATGATGATGCTCAACCAATAGTTTTAGAATCAACAGTAGAAGAAAATCAAGATGGTTGATATAAAATATCTTCTGATTTATCAAAGTTAAATGGCATTTCAAAGGACAAAAGAATAGCAAAATTAGGAATAGAAATTAATCCTGGAGAAAATGGATCTGAGACACCGTTTATTTTTAATGTAGGTGGATTTAAGATTGACAAAAACAATACTGAACCGTATGAAGATATTCAAGATGAAATTGTTAATATTAAAAATGAATATATTGTAAAAAGAAAATCTTCAAAAAATAATATAAATATAAGATTTAATTGAAATGATAAAAACCAAGAAGCAGTTGATTATTATCAAGTATATTATTCAACAGATAAAAATAACTGATATAGAGTTGGTCAAACTTCACAAAACAGGTATTATCTAAGAGAATTAGATGAATCATCTAATGAAAATATTTATGTTGGTGTTCAACCTAAATATAAAAATGGAAAAATAGGAAAAATTAATTTTGCTGATTTCAGTACAAAATATAATTATAAATAG
- a CDS encoding ABC transporter permease: protein MDKVNYNQSFKTSTNNFSKIFRASFISSIKNERAWVFIILGSLIITIICFIGYSTFYSSYELLPPQMLAIFIIPSFVSATYFVIFLIEWKDTSLLKRIKFLGIKKWSIVFSFMLCAAFFTFVSEIIVIFATYLISLLFIRVKFYYILDLNWWMWIWFFGVSFICVSSAFLLSSTISDLFKSKNIRMSVPLILFLLFLTMSDTVIPSFISARWGIFNYLGYLFISKYVVWSLLIVSSYTFIDFKGGIQQIIFDESHSETTLFISNLWILLAISVLFIIVMCYLSVKFFKWK from the coding sequence ATGGATAAGGTAAATTATAATCAAAGTTTTAAAACTAGCACCAATAATTTTTCAAAAATCTTTAGAGCTAGTTTTATTTCATCAATTAAAAATGAAAGAGCATGAGTTTTTATTATTTTAGGTTCACTAATAATAACAATAATTTGTTTTATAGGATATTCAACTTTTTATAGTTCTTATGAATTATTACCACCTCAAATGCTAGCTATTTTCATTATTCCTTCTTTTGTATCAGCAACCTATTTTGTAATATTTTTAATTGAATGAAAAGATACTTCGCTTTTAAAACGAATTAAATTTTTGGGTATAAAGAAATGATCTATTGTTTTTTCATTTATGTTATGTGCTGCTTTTTTTACATTTGTTTCTGAAATTATTGTTATATTTGCGACATACTTAATATCTCTACTGTTCATAAGAGTTAAATTTTATTACATTTTAGATTTAAACTGATGAATGTGAATTTGGTTTTTTGGAGTATCATTTATTTGTGTCAGTTCTGCATTTCTTTTATCCTCAACAATATCAGATTTATTTAAAAGTAAGAATATTAGAATGTCAGTGCCTTTAATTTTATTTTTACTATTTTTAACAATGTCAGACACAGTTATTCCTTCATTTATTTCTGCAAGATGAGGTATTTTTAATTATTTAGGCTATTTATTTATTTCAAAATACGTAGTTTGAAGTTTGCTAATTGTTTCGTCATACACATTTATTGATTTTAAAGGTGGAATACAACAAATAATTTTTGATGAGTCTCATTCTGAGACAACACTGTTTATTTCAAATTTGTGAATTCTTTTAGCCATTTCAGTATTATTTATAATTGTAATGTGTTATTTATCAGTTAAATTTTTTAAATGAAAGTAA
- a CDS encoding ATP-binding cassette domain-containing protein, translated as MIEIKNLTKKYGNNVVLDRINLNIKDGESIGILGANGAGKTTLVEIISGVSEYSEGEINFYNSENKKDNSVQEKIGMQFQNGSWPFNTRGIDLLNLFVGKKWKKDNYILDLINIFEVETIIKKRISDCSGGEQQRFNSMLSVINKPNVLILDELITGLDLKMQIKLINFFDKMRKTEKITLIVISHIPEEIEQICKRVVVLNSGTLFIDKTVDQLKKQYGSIRNFLTLYFEGKING; from the coding sequence ATGATAGAAATTAAAAATCTTACCAAAAAATATGGAAATAATGTTGTTCTTGACAGAATTAATTTGAATATTAAAGATGGAGAATCTATTGGTATATTAGGAGCAAATGGAGCAGGTAAGACAACATTAGTTGAAATAATCTCTGGAGTTAGTGAATATTCAGAAGGAGAAATTAATTTTTATAATTCTGAAAATAAAAAGGACAATTCGGTACAGGAAAAAATTGGTATGCAATTTCAAAATGGTAGTTGACCATTCAATACTAGAGGAATTGATTTACTAAATCTTTTTGTTGGTAAAAAATGAAAAAAAGATAATTATATTTTGGATCTAATAAATATATTTGAAGTTGAAACAATTATTAAAAAAAGAATATCTGATTGCTCAGGAGGAGAGCAACAAAGATTCAACTCGATGCTGTCAGTTATAAATAAACCAAATGTGCTAATATTAGATGAATTGATTACTGGTTTAGATTTAAAAATGCAAATCAAATTAATTAATTTTTTTGATAAAATGAGAAAAACAGAAAAAATAACTTTAATAGTTATATCTCATATCCCTGAAGAAATAGAACAAATTTGTAAAAGAGTAGTAGTATTAAATAGTGGAACTCTGTTTATTGATAAAACAGTAGATCAACTAAAAAAGCAATATGGTTCAATTAGAAACTTTTTAACACTTTATTTTGAAGGAAAAATAAATGGATAA
- the eno gene encoding phosphopyruvate hydratase, translating to MSRIEKIIAREVLDSRGTPTVEVELWTEFGGYGIAKAPSGASTGENEALELRDGDKARYNGKGVLKAVANVNDKIAPVLIGHDVQDQLGIDRVMIKLDGTEFKKKLGANGMLSVSLAAAHAAASELEVPLYRYIGGVQAKRLPVPMLNVINGGEHADSAIDFQEFMIMPVGAPTFKEALRWSSETFQALKSLLNAKGDITAVGDEGGFAPHFSWAYAKQDLASFKSKTPAEIALDLLVEAITKAGYKLGKDGIMIAMDCASSELYFEDKKYHFKKIEKVTGQDWSFTTDEMIAYLENLVNNYPIISIEDGLSEKDWDGFVKLTSKIGNRVQIVGDDLFTTNPRFIKEGISKDAANSTLIKLNQIGTLSETVEAITMTQKAGWTAVVSHRSGETEDATIADLAVAFNSGQIKTGSMSRSDRIAKYNRLLQIEDQLGEDAIYDGYATFYNLKINK from the coding sequence ATGTCAAGAATTGAGAAAATTATTGCACGTGAAGTATTAGACTCACGTGGAACTCCAACTGTTGAAGTTGAATTATGAACTGAATTTGGTGGATATGGAATTGCCAAAGCACCATCAGGAGCATCGACTGGAGAAAACGAAGCTTTAGAATTAAGAGATGGAGACAAAGCACGTTACAATGGTAAAGGTGTTTTAAAAGCAGTTGCAAATGTAAATGATAAAATTGCACCAGTTTTAATTGGACATGATGTACAAGACCAATTAGGAATTGACAGAGTTATGATCAAATTAGATGGAACTGAATTTAAGAAAAAATTAGGAGCAAACGGAATGTTATCCGTTTCATTAGCAGCAGCTCACGCAGCAGCAAGTGAATTAGAAGTTCCTTTATATAGATACATTGGTGGAGTTCAAGCAAAACGTTTACCTGTTCCAATGTTAAATGTTATTAATGGTGGAGAACATGCTGACTCAGCAATCGACTTCCAAGAATTTATGATTATGCCAGTTGGAGCACCAACTTTCAAAGAAGCATTAAGATGATCATCAGAAACATTTCAAGCATTAAAATCATTATTAAACGCTAAAGGTGATATTACTGCTGTTGGAGATGAAGGTGGATTTGCTCCTCACTTCTCATGAGCATACGCAAAACAAGATTTAGCTTCATTTAAATCTAAAACACCTGCTGAAATTGCATTAGACTTATTAGTTGAAGCAATTACAAAAGCTGGTTACAAATTAGGTAAAGATGGAATCATGATCGCAATGGACTGTGCTTCATCAGAATTATACTTTGAAGATAAAAAATACCACTTCAAAAAAATTGAAAAAGTTACTGGTCAAGATTGATCATTTACAACAGATGAAATGATTGCTTACTTAGAAAATTTAGTAAACAACTACCCAATTATTTCAATTGAAGATGGATTAAGTGAAAAAGACTGAGATGGATTCGTTAAATTAACAAGTAAAATTGGAAATAGAGTTCAAATCGTTGGAGATGACTTATTTACAACAAACCCAAGATTTATTAAAGAAGGAATCAGCAAAGACGCTGCAAACTCAACTTTAATTAAATTAAATCAAATTGGAACATTATCAGAAACTGTTGAAGCTATTACTATGACTCAAAAAGCTGGTTGAACTGCAGTTGTTTCACACCGTTCAGGAGAAACAGAAGACGCAACAATCGCTGACTTAGCTGTAGCATTTAATTCAGGACAAATCAAAACAGGATCAATGTCACGTTCAGATAGAATTGCAAAATACAACAGATTATTACAAATTGAAGACCAATTAGGTGAAGATGCAATCTACGATGGATATGCAACATTCTACAACTTAAAAATTAATAAATAA